From one Streptomyces sp. NBC_00539 genomic stretch:
- a CDS encoding 3-oxoacyl-ACP synthase has translation MSLPSAAIPAVLPPAHLPAVHLSAPRYVLGEQVADHTSIGNLTERARQFKMAPRAELWGWGSIRRTAKSLEALAVESARATVGAAGADPAGIDCLILCSTRFPGGPRTHGGFVEKVMSGIGLVDAAVTGLTLNRCTNLLTGIRTAHALVAAGTHRRVLVVTTDRVTDESVRMENFALFSDGSAACLISAEPLGADAYEIIAGATAQDPASLDWSHEISSELARTVNRRILDAAGMKLDEIDGLLHPNLFKPLIALKERQAGFTRQQLHLDNITRFGHCFAADPLINLVDRAAAGALRPGGHYLLASSVPGSRVAVLLRKSAPATPDRGEN, from the coding sequence GTGAGCCTTCCTTCCGCAGCCATACCCGCGGTCCTCCCGCCCGCGCACCTGCCCGCGGTCCACCTGTCCGCGCCGCGCTACGTGCTCGGCGAACAGGTGGCCGACCACACGAGCATCGGCAACCTGACCGAACGGGCCCGCCAGTTCAAGATGGCGCCACGGGCCGAACTGTGGGGCTGGGGCAGCATCCGCAGGACCGCCAAGAGCCTGGAGGCCCTCGCCGTCGAGAGCGCCCGCGCGACCGTAGGGGCCGCGGGCGCCGACCCGGCCGGCATCGACTGCCTGATCCTGTGCTCCACCCGCTTCCCCGGCGGCCCGCGCACCCACGGCGGCTTCGTGGAGAAGGTGATGAGCGGCATCGGCCTGGTCGACGCCGCCGTCACCGGCCTCACCCTGAACCGCTGCACCAACCTCCTGACGGGCATCCGCACCGCCCACGCCCTCGTCGCCGCCGGAACCCACCGCCGGGTCCTGGTCGTCACCACCGACCGGGTCACCGACGAGTCCGTCCGCATGGAGAACTTCGCCCTGTTCAGCGACGGTTCCGCCGCCTGCCTCATCTCCGCCGAACCCCTCGGCGCCGACGCCTACGAGATCATCGCCGGCGCCACCGCCCAGGACCCCGCCTCCCTCGACTGGTCCCACGAGATCAGCTCCGAGCTGGCCCGCACCGTCAACCGGCGCATCCTCGACGCCGCCGGGATGAAGCTCGACGAGATCGACGGCCTGCTGCACCCCAACCTCTTCAAGCCGCTGATCGCCCTCAAGGAACGCCAGGCCGGCTTCACCCGGCAGCAGCTCCACCTCGACAACATCACCCGCTTCGGCCACTGCTTCGCCGCCGACCCGCTGATCAACCTCGTGGACCGCGCCGCCGCCGGAGCGCTGCGCCCCGGCGGCCACTACCTGCTGGCCTCCAGCGTCCCCGGCTCCCGCGTCGCCGTCCTGCTGCGCAAGTCCGCGCCCGCCACCCCGGACCGGGGGGAGAACTGA
- a CDS encoding acyl-CoA dehydrogenase family protein, with amino-acid sequence MWEEVGALDPDTAGRRLVRTLGDAGWLAALDPAAGAAEDLRALCLRREALAYAEDLADFAYSIQALSATPLLRFGSEAQQRRHLPGMAAGTTIGAFAVSEREAGSDVASVGLEAVRDAADGSYVLNGRKAWIANGTIADLFVVIARTGPGPGALGLTAFLVPAATPGLRAERIDAIAPRSFAHLSFEDCRVPADAVLGRPGRGFVIAVDLLERFRTTVGAAALGFARRAFDTALAHTRQREAYGQTLFDLQLVKASLADMEVQLAAASLLVARAAWETDRGSRRFARHSNIAKVHATETAQGVVDSAVQLLGAAGIVQGGVTERLYRQIRSLRIYEGTSEVLRMAIAGSLDMRRAARAAA; translated from the coding sequence CTGTGGGAGGAGGTGGGCGCCCTGGACCCCGACACCGCCGGCCGCAGGCTGGTGCGCACCCTCGGCGACGCGGGCTGGCTGGCCGCGCTCGACCCCGCCGCGGGCGCGGCCGAGGACCTGCGCGCCCTGTGCCTGCGCCGCGAGGCCCTCGCCTACGCCGAGGACCTGGCCGACTTCGCGTACTCCATCCAGGCCCTGTCCGCGACGCCCCTGCTGCGCTTCGGCAGCGAGGCACAACAGCGTCGCCACCTGCCGGGGATGGCCGCCGGGACGACCATCGGCGCCTTCGCCGTCTCCGAGCGGGAAGCCGGTTCGGACGTCGCCTCCGTGGGCCTGGAGGCAGTGCGGGACGCGGCGGACGGCTCGTACGTGCTGAACGGGCGCAAGGCCTGGATCGCCAACGGCACCATCGCCGACCTGTTCGTCGTCATCGCCCGCACCGGCCCGGGACCCGGAGCGCTCGGGCTCACCGCCTTCCTCGTCCCGGCCGCCACCCCGGGGCTGCGGGCCGAACGGATCGACGCGATCGCCCCGCGCTCCTTCGCCCACCTGTCTTTCGAGGACTGCCGGGTGCCCGCCGACGCGGTACTGGGCCGGCCCGGACGGGGGTTCGTGATCGCCGTGGACCTGCTGGAACGCTTCCGCACCACCGTCGGCGCGGCCGCCCTCGGCTTCGCCCGCCGCGCCTTCGACACGGCCCTCGCGCACACCCGGCAGCGGGAGGCCTACGGGCAGACCCTGTTCGACCTCCAGCTCGTCAAGGCCTCCCTGGCCGACATGGAGGTGCAACTGGCCGCGGCGTCCCTGCTGGTGGCGCGGGCCGCATGGGAGACGGACCGGGGCAGCCGCCGCTTCGCCCGGCACTCCAACATCGCCAAGGTCCACGCCACCGAGACCGCGCAGGGCGTGGTGGACTCCGCCGTGCAGCTGCTCGGCGCGGCCGGCATCGTCCAGGGCGGCGTCACCGAGCGGCTGTACCGGCAGATCCGGTCGCTGCGCATCTACGAGGGCACCTCGGAGGTGCTGCGGATGGCCATCGCGGGCTCGCTCGACATGCGCCGCGCGGCCCGAGCGGCAGCCTGA
- a CDS encoding iron-containing redox enzyme family protein: MTTAPSYDSARTRPAPAFPLPDLTTSLPAGPVEASPAALAEAERITAAPPAELFARLLADQESESALIAARRVLTAFLATEEGEGGPGDADADADAVAVHVLAARAELAAALVPLREHDDPGIRAAVLRQRAPLALTGACWLDTVSQAATQPAEIVGRLFGQHWLLQGEGTAEAGQPARRRRALAGQGVYLPEVEAAGFLRDAGARPVTALHAAFRVALSRLPAAFLPEVVGVHYAAHALGVDELLLGGEPVLAESDVRPLLAEYLAFTAQSPTGPEDRRRALAAVRLMVRLEREHTAALTELARWQEGLSLDDQVAAIVARHAPHAGRQHRAVRLGTRKLTDWLDDEHLDAAAFVAEFRTSRQVRPARDGGPCRFLKSIKFGGPMFGIFDEREAAVFTAWTRSIAAGEPAGPPSGPATAGDAAARAWTVRLAAARPADLVPREPGPAPDERTFFHRIVNFERYPHVLPLARARAEAGLTEAELLFTHGAGGLLTDAEYFDYTPEALLERVERIYWDKLVDPYEPLTEIPDRDQVVFEQSTYALGSLIDGTWAHRIANLGRRARRSDDMLFSIYADEMGRGDMAKNHITIIHKVLASMDMDLPHIRQDAFLDQGDLPDHLYGFSVHQVCLSLFPDTLYNEILGYNLGIEMFGLGAMRLHEIQKLRSHGFDISYEEAHLSIDNFSAGHARQSAEIVVAYLDDVRRASGEEAVQREWRRIWRGYASFAYFVEHALVKRVRSAQAGPVTTAPAAADLVI, encoded by the coding sequence ATGACCACCGCGCCCTCCTACGACAGCGCCCGCACCCGCCCCGCCCCGGCGTTCCCGCTGCCCGACCTCACGACCTCGCTGCCCGCCGGGCCCGTCGAGGCGAGTCCCGCCGCCCTCGCCGAGGCCGAACGGATCACCGCCGCCCCGCCCGCGGAGCTCTTCGCGCGCCTGCTCGCCGACCAGGAGAGCGAGAGCGCTCTCATCGCCGCCCGCCGGGTCCTCACCGCGTTCCTGGCGACGGAGGAGGGCGAAGGCGGGCCCGGTGACGCCGACGCCGACGCCGACGCCGTCGCCGTCCACGTACTGGCCGCCCGCGCCGAACTCGCCGCCGCCCTCGTCCCCCTGCGCGAGCACGACGACCCCGGGATCCGGGCCGCCGTCCTGCGCCAGCGCGCCCCCCTCGCCCTCACCGGCGCCTGCTGGCTGGACACCGTCTCCCAGGCCGCCACCCAGCCCGCCGAAATCGTCGGCCGCCTCTTCGGCCAGCACTGGCTGCTCCAAGGCGAGGGCACCGCCGAGGCCGGCCAGCCCGCCCGCCGGCGCCGCGCCCTGGCCGGGCAGGGCGTGTACCTCCCCGAGGTGGAGGCCGCAGGCTTCCTGCGCGACGCCGGGGCCCGCCCGGTCACCGCCCTGCACGCCGCCTTCCGCGTGGCCCTGTCCCGCCTGCCCGCCGCCTTCCTCCCCGAGGTGGTCGGCGTCCACTACGCCGCCCACGCCCTCGGCGTCGACGAACTCCTGCTCGGCGGCGAGCCGGTGCTCGCGGAGAGCGACGTACGGCCCCTGCTGGCCGAGTACCTCGCCTTCACCGCGCAGTCCCCGACCGGGCCCGAGGACCGCCGCCGCGCACTGGCGGCCGTACGCCTCATGGTGCGCCTGGAGCGCGAACACACCGCCGCCCTGACCGAACTGGCCCGCTGGCAGGAGGGCCTGTCCCTGGACGACCAGGTCGCCGCGATCGTCGCCCGGCACGCCCCGCACGCCGGCCGCCAGCACCGCGCCGTGCGCCTGGGCACCCGCAAGCTCACCGACTGGCTGGACGACGAACACCTCGACGCGGCCGCCTTCGTCGCCGAGTTCCGCACCTCCCGCCAGGTCCGGCCCGCCCGCGACGGCGGCCCCTGCCGCTTCCTCAAGTCCATCAAGTTCGGCGGCCCCATGTTCGGCATCTTCGACGAGCGCGAAGCAGCCGTCTTCACCGCCTGGACCCGTTCCATCGCTGCCGGGGAGCCCGCCGGGCCGCCCAGCGGCCCCGCCACCGCCGGCGACGCCGCCGCCCGCGCCTGGACCGTCCGCCTCGCCGCGGCCCGCCCCGCGGACCTGGTACCGCGCGAGCCCGGCCCGGCCCCGGACGAGCGCACCTTCTTCCACCGGATCGTCAATTTCGAGCGCTACCCCCACGTCCTGCCCCTGGCCCGGGCCCGCGCCGAGGCCGGCCTCACCGAAGCCGAACTGCTCTTCACCCACGGCGCCGGCGGCCTGCTGACCGACGCCGAGTACTTCGACTACACGCCCGAAGCCCTGCTGGAACGCGTCGAGCGGATCTACTGGGACAAGCTCGTGGACCCGTACGAGCCGCTCACCGAGATCCCGGACCGCGACCAGGTCGTCTTCGAGCAGTCGACGTACGCCCTCGGCAGCCTCATCGACGGCACCTGGGCCCACCGCATCGCCAACCTCGGCCGCCGGGCCCGGCGCAGCGACGACATGCTCTTCTCCATCTACGCCGACGAGATGGGCCGCGGCGACATGGCGAAGAACCACATCACGATCATCCACAAGGTCCTCGCCAGCATGGACATGGACCTGCCGCACATCCGCCAGGACGCCTTCCTGGACCAGGGGGACCTCCCCGACCACCTGTACGGCTTCTCCGTCCACCAGGTCTGCCTGTCGCTCTTCCCCGACACCCTCTACAACGAGATCCTCGGCTACAACCTGGGCATCGAGATGTTCGGCCTCGGCGCGATGCGCCTGCACGAGATCCAGAAGCTGCGCAGCCACGGCTTCGACATCTCCTACGAGGAAGCGCACCTGTCGATCGACAACTTCTCGGCGGGCCACGCCCGCCAGTCGGCGGAGATCGTCGTCGCCTACCTGGACGACGTACGCCGGGCCTCCGGCGAGGAAGCCGTCCAGCGCGAATGGCGCCGCATCTGGCGCGGCTATGCCTCCTTCGCCTACTTCGTCGAACACGCCCTGGTCAAGCGGGTGCGCTCGGCGCAGGCCGGTCCCGTCACCACCGCCCCGGCCGCCGCCGACCTGGTCATCTGA
- a CDS encoding thioesterase II family protein produces MAASPWFLTSETAPGADPSDTGTDDRTRVYCFPHAGGNPRTFLDWQDGMGDDARVLAVCPPGRGHRFREPAPATVAELADGAAHAIALDTAPGRPFVLFGHSFGAALAFEVARRLDGVPGLAALVASGCSAPSLLPTPRVVEAARLEGRRFTEAVGFFGGLPPEVLQDEAVQELLLPHLKADFTMVAAYEYRPAAPLRVPLTLLNGIDDPHVTTASLAPWARECPGEPARHWADGGHFYFEDRPHTVTDVLRPLARAARHEAVAPARDEYVELI; encoded by the coding sequence GTGGCTGCGTCCCCCTGGTTCCTGACCTCCGAGACCGCCCCCGGCGCCGACCCCAGCGATACCGGTACCGACGACCGCACCCGCGTCTACTGCTTCCCGCACGCCGGCGGCAACCCCCGCACCTTCCTGGACTGGCAGGACGGCATGGGCGACGACGCCCGCGTCCTCGCCGTGTGCCCGCCGGGCAGGGGCCACCGCTTCCGCGAGCCCGCCCCCGCCACCGTCGCGGAACTCGCCGACGGCGCCGCCCACGCCATCGCCCTCGACACGGCCCCCGGCCGGCCCTTCGTCCTCTTCGGCCACAGCTTCGGCGCGGCCCTCGCCTTCGAGGTCGCCCGCCGCCTCGACGGAGTGCCCGGCCTCGCCGCCCTCGTCGCCTCCGGCTGCTCCGCCCCCTCCCTGCTGCCCACCCCCCGCGTGGTCGAGGCGGCACGGCTGGAGGGCCGCCGGTTCACCGAGGCCGTCGGCTTCTTCGGAGGGCTGCCGCCCGAGGTGCTCCAGGACGAAGCCGTGCAGGAACTCCTCCTGCCCCACCTCAAGGCCGACTTCACGATGGTCGCCGCGTACGAGTACCGCCCCGCCGCGCCGCTGCGCGTGCCGCTGACCCTGCTCAACGGCATCGACGACCCGCACGTCACCACCGCCTCCCTCGCGCCCTGGGCCCGCGAATGCCCGGGGGAGCCGGCCCGCCACTGGGCCGACGGGGGCCACTTCTACTTCGAGGACCGGCCCCACACCGTCACCGACGTACTGCGCCCGCTGGCCCGCGCCGCCCGCCACGAGGCCGTGGCGCCCGCCCGCGATGAGTACGTTGAGCTGATCTGA
- a CDS encoding isocitrate lyase/PEP mutase family protein has translation MHAGPGPFVVPNPWDAGTARILASFGFAALATTGAGLAHSLGRPDGANQVTRAELLANAAAIVDATGLPVTADLESGFGERPEDIAETIALAAAAGLVGGSIEDSTGRDEDPVRPLGEAVERVEAAVEAAKRLDFPFTVTARAENFFQGRPDLEDTIRRLQAYEAAGADVLYAPALPDAAAIRAVCSSVSRPVNVLMGGALPLSVADLAALGVRRISTGSALSRAALGALTRAAREISEHGTFGFGADALPYAEANALLAAPAPTAPSDDRESDPAP, from the coding sequence CTGCACGCCGGACCCGGCCCCTTCGTCGTCCCCAACCCCTGGGACGCCGGAACCGCCCGCATCCTCGCCTCCTTCGGCTTCGCCGCCCTCGCCACCACCGGCGCCGGACTCGCCCACAGCCTCGGCCGCCCCGACGGGGCCAACCAGGTCACCCGCGCCGAACTCCTCGCCAACGCCGCCGCGATCGTCGACGCCACGGGCCTGCCCGTCACCGCCGACCTGGAGAGCGGTTTCGGCGAGCGCCCCGAGGACATCGCCGAGACCATCGCCCTGGCCGCCGCCGCCGGCCTGGTCGGCGGCTCCATCGAGGACTCCACCGGCCGGGACGAGGACCCCGTACGCCCCCTCGGCGAAGCGGTGGAGCGCGTCGAAGCGGCCGTCGAAGCGGCGAAGCGGCTCGACTTCCCCTTCACCGTCACCGCCCGCGCCGAGAACTTCTTCCAGGGCCGGCCCGACCTCGAAGACACCATCCGCCGCCTCCAGGCCTACGAGGCCGCCGGCGCCGACGTGCTCTACGCCCCCGCCCTGCCCGACGCCGCCGCCATCCGCGCCGTCTGCTCCTCCGTCTCCCGCCCCGTCAACGTCCTGATGGGCGGGGCGCTGCCGCTGTCCGTCGCCGACCTCGCGGCCCTCGGCGTACGCCGGATCAGCACCGGCTCCGCCCTGTCCCGCGCCGCGCTCGGCGCCCTGACCCGCGCCGCCCGCGAGATCAGCGAGCACGGCACCTTCGGCTTCGGCGCCGACGCACTCCCGTACGCCGAGGCCAACGCCCTGCTGGCCGCCCCCGCCCCGACCGCCCCGTCCGACGACCGAGAGAGCGATCCGGCACCGTGA